One stretch of Nitrosococcus watsonii C-113 DNA includes these proteins:
- a CDS encoding class I SAM-dependent methyltransferase: protein MNARQGWNPRDYARNARFVSDLGMPVLEWLNPKANERILDLGCGDGALLAELAERGCSVVGVDSSPEFINTVKAQTLEAYLMDGERLQFEQEFDAVFSNAALHWMKKSAAVIRGVWKALVPGGRFVGEMGGQGNIQTIVTALYQALEQRGIDPYSLNPWYFPAAEEYRYQLESMGFQVKRIVLFERPTPLPTDMRGWLMTFGASFTASLPKAEQPAFINEVCAALQAKLHHGNGQWIADYMRLRFEAYKP, encoded by the coding sequence ATGAATGCTAGGCAAGGATGGAATCCGAGAGACTATGCTAGAAATGCACGGTTTGTGTCAGATCTAGGGATGCCAGTGCTGGAGTGGTTAAATCCAAAGGCGAATGAGCGCATTCTTGATTTAGGTTGCGGTGATGGGGCACTGTTAGCAGAGTTAGCAGAACGAGGATGTTCCGTAGTGGGGGTAGACAGCAGTCCAGAATTCATTAATACAGTAAAAGCCCAAACCCTAGAGGCTTATCTGATGGATGGTGAGCGGCTCCAGTTCGAGCAGGAATTCGACGCTGTTTTCAGCAACGCCGCTCTGCATTGGATGAAAAAGTCTGCTGCCGTAATAAGGGGCGTTTGGAAAGCGTTGGTTCCAGGTGGAAGATTTGTTGGAGAGATGGGAGGGCAAGGGAATATACAGACTATTGTAACCGCTCTGTATCAGGCGCTGGAGCAGCGGGGAATCGATCCCTATTCTTTAAACCCATGGTATTTCCCTGCTGCTGAAGAATACCGGTACCAACTTGAATCCATGGGTTTTCAGGTGAAGCGGATCGTTTTATTTGAACGTCCCACTCCGCTACCTACGGATATGAGAGGGTGGCTTATGACCTTTGGCGCGTCTTTTACAGCGAGTCTGCCCAAAGCTGAACAACCCGCGTTCATTAATGAAGTGTGTGCTGCGCTACAAGCTAAATTGCATCATGGTAACGGTCAATGGATAGCCGACTATATGCGCCTCCGTTTCGAAGCCTATAAACCTTAA
- a CDS encoding metallophosphoesterase family protein gives MLNLVHISDLHFGNPFLPEIGEALLHKINSLSPDLLVISGDITQRAKPEEFRAAKAYLDRMPPIPQLVVPGNHDIPLYRIFERLFQPYKLYCRYISESRNTVLRQNNAVIVGLDSTNPYFAFTNGRIRREQLDFCAEAFATASPETARIVVTHHHFAPAPDYKGGEIMPKAKRALDFFTGLKVDLILAGHLHRAYIGNSLDVYPGEDREHGIIIAQCGTSTSRRGRVREQEKNSFNRIEIMKDTIRIFHYMYFTDYKDFHPTAQHEFARLSQRNYLAESSLDKNNKEKLHTDSGKI, from the coding sequence ATGTTGAATCTTGTACACATCTCTGATCTTCACTTTGGGAACCCTTTTTTGCCTGAGATTGGTGAGGCCTTACTGCATAAAATTAATAGCTTATCTCCCGATCTTCTGGTGATTAGTGGTGATATCACCCAGCGGGCCAAACCAGAAGAATTTAGGGCGGCCAAGGCTTATCTGGATCGTATGCCCCCGATACCCCAGCTAGTAGTTCCTGGGAACCATGACATCCCTCTTTATCGAATTTTTGAAAGACTTTTTCAGCCTTATAAACTTTATTGTCGTTATATTTCTGAGTCGCGTAATACCGTACTGCGGCAAAATAATGCTGTCATTGTAGGTTTAGATTCTACTAATCCCTATTTTGCGTTTACTAACGGTCGAATTCGCCGAGAGCAATTAGATTTTTGTGCTGAGGCATTTGCCACGGCATCGCCGGAAACAGCGAGAATTGTAGTCACCCACCATCATTTTGCGCCAGCACCGGATTATAAAGGCGGTGAAATAATGCCTAAGGCTAAACGGGCGCTGGATTTTTTTACTGGACTAAAGGTTGATCTTATCCTGGCGGGTCATTTACACCGTGCTTATATAGGAAATTCATTGGATGTTTACCCGGGGGAAGATCGGGAGCATGGTATCATTATCGCTCAATGTGGCACGAGTACTTCACGGCGTGGCAGGGTGCGGGAGCAAGAAAAGAACTCGTTTAACCGGATAGAAATTATGAAGGATACCATTCGTATTTTTCATTACATGTATTTTACAGATTATAAAGACTTTCATCCAACGGCCCAGCATGAATTTGCTCGGCTAAGCCAGCGTAATTACTTAGCGGAGAGTTCCCTCGATAAAAATAATAAAGAAAAGCTGCATACCGATTCAGGAAAAATCTAA